A genomic window from Salvelinus sp. IW2-2015 linkage group LG13, ASM291031v2, whole genome shotgun sequence includes:
- the LOC111972259 gene encoding protein zyg-11 homolog isoform X1: MVLHFLNMDEASPASLTDLCLSYVSRNLERFCVKHADGSLCLRDSLLFPQELADQLLAKMATEGLLNDSTVGVFRSSEYLRLRRACIRTARISAEAFQRALCPHRLLELDAARVNADLTISDILHGLASNKHCRESLQRLVLTGLTMSSLEEPSCHCFSSLQGLRSLSLANVDFYDSGLADVCSLSRLESLDLSNTSVTNLNPLLGLRERLRSLTLHQLKRLEMSTAQLLAVIGQLKALQHLDISDDKQFTSDVARQLLGEPGILPALVSLDVSGRKQVTDAAVKAFVEERPGMTFVGLLATDAGFSDFLNGKGSLKVTGEANETQICEALRRYSEREGFVREALFHLFSLTHVMEKPRPDILKLVVLGMKNHPATLNVQLAASACVFNLTKQDLAAGIPVRLLGTVTQLLLEAMCTFPNHQQLQKNCLLSLCSDRILQEVPFNRFEAAKLVMQWLCNHEDQNMQRMAVAIISILAAKLSTEQTAQLGAELFIVKQLLHIVHQKATQGVVDATLKFTLSALWNLTDESPTTCRHFIENQGLDLFIKVLESFPSESSIQQKVLGLLNNIAEVGELHVELMVQGFLDHICSLLHSPEVEVSYFAAGILAHLTSRGEAAWTLSITLRSDLLEQLHSTILKWPTPACEMVAYRSFNPFFPLLECFHTPGVQLWAAWAMQHVCSKNAPRYCSMLLEEGGLHQLEKVQTHPDTHADVMRLAESILESLQRHQARTRQTTQTHTHTRCPLQPHTHKEGDKP; this comes from the exons ATGGTCTTACATTTTTTGAACATG GATGAGGCATCCCCTGCATCTCTGACGGATCTGTGTCTGTCCTACGTCAGTAGGAACCTGGAGAGGTTCTGTGTGAAGCATGCTGATGGATCTCTCTGTCTCAGAGACTCTCTGCTGTTTCCCCAGGAGCTAGCTGACCAGCTGTTGGCTAAGATGGCCACTGAAG gtCTGTTGAATGACAGTACAGTAGGAGTGTTTCGTAGCAGTGAGTACCTTCGGCTGCGTCGTGCGTGTATCCGTACGGCCCGTATCTCTGCCGAGGCGTTCCAGAGAGCGCTCTGTCCTCACCGCCTGCTGGAGCTGGACGCTGCTAGGGTCAACGCTGACCTCACAATCTCTGACATACTACATGGCCTTGCCTCCAACAAACACTGCCGG GAGAGCTTGCAGCGGTTGGTCCTTACAGGTCTGACCATGTCCTCTCTGGAGGAACCGTCATGTCACTGTTTCAGCTCTCTCCAGGGGCTGCGGTCTCTCTCCCTGGCCAACGTGGACTTCTACGACTCTGGGCTGGCTGATGTGTGTTCCCTGTCCCGTCTGGAGAGCCTGGACCTGTCCAACACCTCAGTAACCAACCTCAACCCTCTACTGGGACTAAGAGAGAGGCTGAGGTCACTAACACTACACCAGCTGAAGAGGCTGGAGATGAGCACTGCCCAGCTACTGGCTGTCATTGGACAACTGAAGGCACTGCAG CACCTGGACATCAGTGATGATAAACAGTTCACGTCAGATGTGGCTCGTCAGCTGCTGGGTGAGCCTGGAATCCTGCCTGCTCTGGTCTCGCTGGATGTGTCTGGACGCAAACAG GTGACGGATGCGGCGGTCAAGGCGTTTGTAGAGGAGCGTCCAGGGATGACCTTTGTTGGTCTGCTGGCTACAGACGCTGGCTTCTCTGACTTCCTCAATGGAAAGGGCAGCCTCAAG GTGACAGGAGAGGCCAATGAGACTCAGATCTGTGAGGCGCTGCGTCGCTACAGTGAGAGGGAGGGCTTTGTCAGAGAGGCTCTGTTTCATCTCTTCAGTCTCACACACGTCATGGAGAAACCACGCCCTGACATACtcaag TTGGTAGTTTTGGGGATGAAGAACCACCCTGCCACCCTGAACGTCCAGTTGGCAGCCAGTGCATGTGTGTTTAACCTGACCAAGCAGGACCTGGCAGCGGGCATACCTGTTAGACTGCTGGGCACAGTCACTCAACTACTGCTGGAGGCCATGTGCACCTTCCCTAACCACcaacag TTGCAGAAGAATTGCCTGCTCTCTCTGTGCAGTGACCGCATACTGCAGGAGGTTCCCTTCAACAG GTTTGAAGCAGCTAAGCTGGTGATGCAGTGGTTATGTAACCATGAGGAccagaacatgcagaggatgGCTGTGGCTATCATCTCTATACTGGCTGCCaag TTGTCTACAGAACAGACGGCACAGCTGGGCGCAGAGCTCTTCATAGTGAAG cAGCTTCTCCACATTGTGCATCAGAAGGCTACTCAGGGTGTGGTGGACGCCACCCTCAAGTTCACACTGAGCGCACTCTGGAACCTCACTGACGAATCACCAACCACCTGCCGCCATTTTATAGAGAACCAGGGACTGGACCTGTTCATCAAAGTACTGGag tcaTTCCCCTCTGAGTCTTCCATCCAACAGAAGgtgttggggctgctg AATAACATAGCGGAGGTTGGGGAGCTGCATGTGGAGCTGATGGTTCAGGGCTTCCTGGATCACATCTGCTCCCTGCTCCACAGCCCTGAGGTGGAGGTGTCCTACTTCGCTGCTGGGATACTGGCCCACCTCACCTCCAGAGGAGAGGCTGCTTGGACACTCAGTATCACACTGAGGTCTGACCTGCTAGAACAACTG cactCTACCATCCTGAAGTGGCCGACACCAGCGTGTGAGATGGTGGCCTACAG GTCCTTTAACCCCTTCTTCCCCCTGTTGGAGTGTTTCCACACCCCAGGCGTTCAGCTGTGGGCGGCCTGGGCCATGCAGCATGTCTGCAGCAAGAACG CCCCTCGGTACTGCAGTATGCTGCTGGAGGAGGGAGGTCTGCATCAGTTGGAGAAGGTCCAGACACACCCCGACACCCACGCAGACGTCATGCGATTGGCCGAGAGCATTCTGGAGAGCCTGCAGCGCCACCAAGCTCGCACCAggcagaccacacagacacacacacacactcgctgcccgctacaaccccacacacacaaag AGGGTGACAAGCCCTGA
- the LOC111972259 gene encoding protein zyg-11 homolog isoform X2, with amino-acid sequence MVLHFLNMDEASPASLTDLCLSYVSRNLERFCVKHADGSLCLRDSLLFPQELADQLLAKMATEGLLNDSTVGVFRSSEYLRLRRACIRTARISAEAFQRALCPHRLLELDAARVNADLTISDILHGLASNKHCRESLQRLVLTGLTMSSLEEPSCHCFSSLQGLRSLSLANVDFYDSGLADVCSLSRLESLDLSNTSVTNLNPLLGLRERLRSLTLHQLKRLEMSTAQLLAVIGQLKALQHLDISDDKQFTSDVARQLLGEPGILPALVSLDVSGRKQVTDAAVKAFVEERPGMTFVGLLATDAGFSDFLNGKGSLKVTGEANETQICEALRRYSEREGFVREALFHLFSLTHVMEKPRPDILKLVVLGMKNHPATLNVQLAASACVFNLTKQDLAAGIPVRLLGTVTQLLLEAMCTFPNHQQLQKNCLLSLCSDRILQEVPFNRFEAAKLVMQWLCNHEDQNMQRMAVAIISILAAKLSTEQTAQLGAELFIVKLLHIVHQKATQGVVDATLKFTLSALWNLTDESPTTCRHFIENQGLDLFIKVLESFPSESSIQQKVLGLLNNIAEVGELHVELMVQGFLDHICSLLHSPEVEVSYFAAGILAHLTSRGEAAWTLSITLRSDLLEQLHSTILKWPTPACEMVAYRSFNPFFPLLECFHTPGVQLWAAWAMQHVCSKNAPRYCSMLLEEGGLHQLEKVQTHPDTHADVMRLAESILESLQRHQARTRQTTQTHTHTRCPLQPHTHKEGDKP; translated from the exons ATGGTCTTACATTTTTTGAACATG GATGAGGCATCCCCTGCATCTCTGACGGATCTGTGTCTGTCCTACGTCAGTAGGAACCTGGAGAGGTTCTGTGTGAAGCATGCTGATGGATCTCTCTGTCTCAGAGACTCTCTGCTGTTTCCCCAGGAGCTAGCTGACCAGCTGTTGGCTAAGATGGCCACTGAAG gtCTGTTGAATGACAGTACAGTAGGAGTGTTTCGTAGCAGTGAGTACCTTCGGCTGCGTCGTGCGTGTATCCGTACGGCCCGTATCTCTGCCGAGGCGTTCCAGAGAGCGCTCTGTCCTCACCGCCTGCTGGAGCTGGACGCTGCTAGGGTCAACGCTGACCTCACAATCTCTGACATACTACATGGCCTTGCCTCCAACAAACACTGCCGG GAGAGCTTGCAGCGGTTGGTCCTTACAGGTCTGACCATGTCCTCTCTGGAGGAACCGTCATGTCACTGTTTCAGCTCTCTCCAGGGGCTGCGGTCTCTCTCCCTGGCCAACGTGGACTTCTACGACTCTGGGCTGGCTGATGTGTGTTCCCTGTCCCGTCTGGAGAGCCTGGACCTGTCCAACACCTCAGTAACCAACCTCAACCCTCTACTGGGACTAAGAGAGAGGCTGAGGTCACTAACACTACACCAGCTGAAGAGGCTGGAGATGAGCACTGCCCAGCTACTGGCTGTCATTGGACAACTGAAGGCACTGCAG CACCTGGACATCAGTGATGATAAACAGTTCACGTCAGATGTGGCTCGTCAGCTGCTGGGTGAGCCTGGAATCCTGCCTGCTCTGGTCTCGCTGGATGTGTCTGGACGCAAACAG GTGACGGATGCGGCGGTCAAGGCGTTTGTAGAGGAGCGTCCAGGGATGACCTTTGTTGGTCTGCTGGCTACAGACGCTGGCTTCTCTGACTTCCTCAATGGAAAGGGCAGCCTCAAG GTGACAGGAGAGGCCAATGAGACTCAGATCTGTGAGGCGCTGCGTCGCTACAGTGAGAGGGAGGGCTTTGTCAGAGAGGCTCTGTTTCATCTCTTCAGTCTCACACACGTCATGGAGAAACCACGCCCTGACATACtcaag TTGGTAGTTTTGGGGATGAAGAACCACCCTGCCACCCTGAACGTCCAGTTGGCAGCCAGTGCATGTGTGTTTAACCTGACCAAGCAGGACCTGGCAGCGGGCATACCTGTTAGACTGCTGGGCACAGTCACTCAACTACTGCTGGAGGCCATGTGCACCTTCCCTAACCACcaacag TTGCAGAAGAATTGCCTGCTCTCTCTGTGCAGTGACCGCATACTGCAGGAGGTTCCCTTCAACAG GTTTGAAGCAGCTAAGCTGGTGATGCAGTGGTTATGTAACCATGAGGAccagaacatgcagaggatgGCTGTGGCTATCATCTCTATACTGGCTGCCaag TTGTCTACAGAACAGACGGCACAGCTGGGCGCAGAGCTCTTCATAGTGAAG CTTCTCCACATTGTGCATCAGAAGGCTACTCAGGGTGTGGTGGACGCCACCCTCAAGTTCACACTGAGCGCACTCTGGAACCTCACTGACGAATCACCAACCACCTGCCGCCATTTTATAGAGAACCAGGGACTGGACCTGTTCATCAAAGTACTGGag tcaTTCCCCTCTGAGTCTTCCATCCAACAGAAGgtgttggggctgctg AATAACATAGCGGAGGTTGGGGAGCTGCATGTGGAGCTGATGGTTCAGGGCTTCCTGGATCACATCTGCTCCCTGCTCCACAGCCCTGAGGTGGAGGTGTCCTACTTCGCTGCTGGGATACTGGCCCACCTCACCTCCAGAGGAGAGGCTGCTTGGACACTCAGTATCACACTGAGGTCTGACCTGCTAGAACAACTG cactCTACCATCCTGAAGTGGCCGACACCAGCGTGTGAGATGGTGGCCTACAG GTCCTTTAACCCCTTCTTCCCCCTGTTGGAGTGTTTCCACACCCCAGGCGTTCAGCTGTGGGCGGCCTGGGCCATGCAGCATGTCTGCAGCAAGAACG CCCCTCGGTACTGCAGTATGCTGCTGGAGGAGGGAGGTCTGCATCAGTTGGAGAAGGTCCAGACACACCCCGACACCCACGCAGACGTCATGCGATTGGCCGAGAGCATTCTGGAGAGCCTGCAGCGCCACCAAGCTCGCACCAggcagaccacacagacacacacacacactcgctgcccgctacaaccccacacacacaaag AGGGTGACAAGCCCTGA